The Parashewanella tropica genome window below encodes:
- a CDS encoding alpha/beta fold hydrolase, protein MTTRQYSSEHAIHTPEQQALWEKVEHGLLPINANITLAYCQLLQPHTTKAIVISSGRIECYEKYKELIYDLYQQGYSVYCLDHRGQGLSSRLTKNPHMGHVNKFNDYVDDFGKFIQQVVKPKKHEQLFCLAHSMGCAIAALYMQFHTQTFNAAVFSAPMFGVNLPIPRKLVDFLATCLDSSKRPRYIIGGRDFRFKPFSTNKLTSSKARYQAFHDLYRKRPTVQLGDPTNRWLLEALHAADRCWPAIAGMRAPILLLKAQADTIIDNHKIDKYYRSMKHIGLGEIKSFAGAKHELFVESDEIRTQVLDAALDFFDKHQNQPLPSLHKSVL, encoded by the coding sequence ATGACGACACGGCAATACTCCAGTGAACACGCCATCCACACTCCAGAGCAGCAAGCCCTATGGGAGAAGGTGGAACATGGCCTGTTACCCATTAACGCGAATATAACGCTGGCGTATTGTCAATTATTGCAACCACATACAACCAAAGCGATCGTCATTAGCTCTGGCCGTATTGAGTGTTATGAAAAATACAAAGAGCTTATCTACGACTTATATCAGCAAGGCTATTCGGTGTATTGTTTGGATCATCGTGGTCAAGGTTTATCATCGCGTTTAACCAAAAACCCACACATGGGGCACGTTAATAAATTTAACGATTATGTCGATGACTTTGGAAAATTCATCCAACAAGTTGTCAAACCCAAAAAACACGAGCAGTTATTTTGCCTCGCGCATTCAATGGGGTGCGCCATCGCCGCACTCTACATGCAATTTCACACTCAAACCTTTAATGCTGCTGTATTTTCAGCACCAATGTTTGGGGTCAACTTACCGATACCGAGGAAGTTAGTGGATTTCCTAGCGACCTGTTTAGATTCATCTAAACGCCCTCGATATATTATCGGTGGCCGAGATTTTAGATTTAAGCCTTTCAGCACCAACAAACTGACATCAAGTAAAGCGCGTTATCAAGCCTTTCATGATCTTTATCGAAAACGCCCCACTGTTCAGCTTGGCGATCCCACCAATCGCTGGTTGTTAGAGGCTTTGCATGCGGCAGACCGCTGTTGGCCAGCCATAGCAGGTATGCGTGCCCCGATCCTGCTATTAAAAGCCCAAGCCGATACCATTATTGATAACCATAAAATCGACAAATACTATAGGTCGATGAAACACATTGGTTTAGGTGAGATCAAAAGCTTTGCTGGCGCTAAGCATGAACTCTTTGTTGAATCCGATGAAATTCGTACTCAAGTACTCGACGCGGCCTTAGATTTTTTCGATAAACACCAAAACCAGCCGTTGCCTTCTTTACACAAGTCCGTGCTGTAG
- the trmL gene encoding tRNA (uridine(34)/cytosine(34)/5-carboxymethylaminomethyluridine(34)-2'-O)-methyltransferase TrmL has protein sequence MFHIALYEPEIAPNTGNIIRLCANTGTHLHLIEPLGFDFEEKKLRRAGLDYKDLTNVTRHKDFAAFLKAVEGKRIMACTTKGSRPHSELTFEKDDVLLFGPETRGLPADIIEATPTDQRLRIPMVPSSRSLNLSNSVAVICYEAWRQLGYEGAL, from the coding sequence ATGTTCCATATCGCCTTATATGAACCCGAAATCGCCCCAAATACGGGAAACATTATTCGATTATGTGCCAATACTGGAACACATCTGCACCTTATTGAACCACTGGGTTTTGATTTTGAAGAAAAGAAGTTACGCCGTGCAGGGTTAGATTACAAAGATCTTACCAACGTTACACGCCATAAAGATTTTGCGGCGTTTTTAAAAGCCGTTGAAGGTAAACGTATTATGGCTTGTACCACCAAAGGCAGTCGCCCTCATTCTGAGCTGACGTTTGAAAAAGACGATGTGTTGCTGTTTGGCCCTGAAACGCGTGGATTGCCTGCTGATATTATTGAAGCTACGCCAACGGATCAACGCTTACGCATCCCTATGGTGCCGAGCAGCCGCAGCCTGAACTTATCTAATTCAGTGGCTGTGATCTGCTATGAAGCCTGGCGCCAATTGGGCTATGAAGGTGCGCTTTGA
- a CDS encoding M16 family metallopeptidase, with amino-acid sequence MKYSPLTKACVMALAMGSLALTGCKSTTVGSSPAQVSVEASSQFSMPKYEKYQMDNGLTVYLMQRKEVPLITMNAVVRAGSVNDQISGEAGMTAEALVLGAGNQSKTQIENAVDFLGASLGTGAGREGSSVNSSFMAKDMGTMLPIFTSVLTKPKFDSAEFAKMKKQQIAGLAQAKESPRNVIGSYFNKFMFGKQPYGNPTSGDRNSLKKINVATLKRFYKQYYQPSNTAITVVGDFNIAQVKAQLDQALGGWKNTHSVSQPDLSANLPSYNSSRVLLVNKGDAIETRFIIGGKGIAFDNPDSVAISVVNTILGGRFTSWLNDELRVNAGLTYGAGSGFSEYSKAGLFRISSFTKTSTTQEAIDLALKTYDRLWSQGIDAATLKSAKAYVKGQFPPDFETNGQLAGLLGNMYLYGFGDSYINDFENKVNSLTVADTKRIIDTYFPRNNLQFVLVGNAAKIAPIAAKYGKVTQVDIKDVGFDAK; translated from the coding sequence ATGAAATACTCGCCATTAACGAAAGCGTGTGTGATGGCGTTAGCCATGGGAAGCTTGGCACTGACTGGATGTAAATCGACAACGGTTGGGTCATCACCTGCGCAAGTCTCGGTTGAGGCAAGCAGTCAGTTTTCAATGCCAAAGTACGAAAAGTATCAAATGGATAACGGTTTAACCGTGTATTTGATGCAGCGTAAAGAAGTGCCTTTGATCACCATGAATGCCGTAGTACGCGCTGGTAGCGTCAACGATCAAATTTCGGGTGAAGCCGGAATGACGGCAGAAGCCTTAGTATTAGGTGCGGGTAATCAAAGCAAAACGCAAATTGAAAACGCGGTCGACTTCTTAGGCGCAAGTTTGGGTACAGGAGCTGGCCGTGAAGGCAGCTCGGTAAACAGCAGCTTTATGGCTAAAGACATGGGCACCATGTTGCCTATCTTTACCTCAGTACTGACTAAGCCCAAATTCGACAGTGCTGAATTTGCCAAAATGAAGAAGCAACAAATTGCTGGGCTGGCTCAAGCAAAAGAAAGCCCTCGTAATGTGATTGGCAGCTATTTCAATAAGTTTATGTTTGGCAAGCAGCCTTATGGAAATCCAACATCAGGTGATCGCAATAGCCTGAAAAAAATCAATGTTGCCACCTTAAAGCGCTTCTACAAACAGTATTATCAGCCGAGTAATACTGCTATTACTGTCGTGGGTGATTTTAATATTGCCCAGGTGAAAGCTCAGCTGGATCAAGCGTTAGGTGGATGGAAGAATACACATTCTGTCAGTCAACCAGATTTAAGCGCCAACCTTCCAAGTTACAATAGTAGCCGTGTGTTATTGGTGAATAAGGGCGATGCCATTGAAACGCGCTTTATCATTGGCGGCAAAGGGATCGCGTTTGATAATCCAGACTCGGTTGCCATTAGCGTAGTGAACACCATTTTGGGTGGACGTTTCACCTCATGGCTTAATGATGAACTGCGTGTAAACGCGGGTCTTACTTATGGCGCAGGCTCTGGTTTTAGTGAATATTCAAAAGCAGGATTATTCCGTATTAGCTCATTTACCAAAACCTCAACCACTCAAGAAGCCATCGATTTAGCGTTAAAAACCTATGATCGCCTATGGTCACAAGGCATTGATGCAGCAACCTTGAAATCCGCGAAAGCCTATGTAAAAGGGCAATTCCCACCTGACTTTGAAACCAATGGTCAATTGGCTGGATTACTTGGAAACATGTACTTGTATGGATTTGGTGATAGTTATATCAATGACTTTGAAAACAAGGTTAACAGCCTAACGGTTGCAGATACTAAACGCATTATTGATACTTACTTCCCTCGTAACAACTTACAATTCGTACTGGTAGGTAATGCCGCTAAGATTGCACCGATTGCGGCTAAATATGGCAAAGTGACTCAAGTCGATATTAAAGATGTGGGTTTTGATGCCAAATAG
- a CDS encoding M16 family metallopeptidase: protein MKRQLSALALSLSILFASTTASATTAADVKSFTLDNGMKIMVLEDDSIPNANMYLFWKVGSRNEVPGITGISHFFEHMMFNGAKKYGPKMFDRTMEANGGANNAYTTEDLTVYTDWFPASSIETIFDLEADRIAHLDINPKMVESERNVVASERRTGLENSNWRALQGPLKSVAFSAHPYSWPVIGWESDIHAWTLEDLVNYHKTYYAPNNAVVVIAGDVKLDNVKRLANKYFAPIPAQTPPAKVRTVEPKQTGERRLFVKKASVSTPNVMLAYHTPNAKSDDYYALDILSSILSDGKSSRLYKGLVDKQVALAAETYMPTAFDPNLFYVYGIAAPGVSEHKLERALIDQINDIAKNGVKQKELEKVKNMKLMGFYKTMETINGKANTIGTYEVYFGSYKKLFDAPKLYSKVTPADIQRVAKTYLIKSNRTVGVLAAKEENSK, encoded by the coding sequence ATGAAACGACAATTGAGTGCGCTCGCGTTATCGCTCAGTATACTGTTTGCCTCGACTACGGCATCAGCAACGACGGCGGCTGATGTAAAGAGCTTTACCCTCGATAACGGTATGAAAATCATGGTACTTGAGGACGATTCTATTCCGAATGCCAATATGTATTTGTTCTGGAAAGTGGGCTCTCGTAATGAAGTGCCGGGGATCACTGGGATCTCACACTTCTTTGAACACATGATGTTTAACGGTGCCAAAAAATACGGACCTAAGATGTTCGACCGCACCATGGAAGCCAATGGCGGTGCCAATAATGCTTACACTACCGAAGATCTTACGGTTTATACCGATTGGTTTCCTGCCAGTTCAATCGAAACCATCTTTGATTTAGAAGCAGATCGTATTGCTCACCTCGATATCAATCCTAAAATGGTGGAAAGTGAGCGAAATGTCGTGGCATCTGAGCGCAGAACGGGTTTGGAAAACTCAAATTGGCGTGCATTGCAAGGTCCACTAAAAAGTGTGGCCTTTAGTGCTCATCCGTATTCTTGGCCGGTGATCGGTTGGGAATCGGATATCCACGCATGGACGCTAGAAGACTTAGTGAATTACCACAAAACGTACTATGCACCGAACAATGCAGTCGTGGTGATTGCAGGTGATGTAAAACTGGATAATGTGAAGCGCCTAGCCAATAAATACTTTGCGCCGATTCCAGCGCAGACACCGCCAGCTAAAGTGCGTACTGTTGAGCCAAAGCAAACGGGCGAGCGTCGTTTATTTGTGAAAAAAGCCTCGGTCAGTACCCCAAATGTAATGCTGGCCTACCACACGCCGAATGCGAAATCTGACGATTACTACGCACTGGATATCCTGTCGTCGATCTTAAGCGATGGTAAAAGTTCTCGCCTTTATAAAGGCTTAGTGGATAAGCAAGTGGCTTTAGCTGCTGAAACCTATATGCCGACGGCGTTCGATCCTAACCTGTTCTACGTGTATGGCATCGCAGCTCCAGGTGTGTCTGAGCACAAGTTAGAGCGTGCCTTGATTGATCAAATCAATGACATTGCTAAAAACGGTGTGAAGCAAAAAGAGCTGGAAAAAGTGAAAAATATGAAGTTGATGGGGTTCTACAAAACCATGGAAACCATTAACGGTAAGGCCAATACCATTGGTACTTACGAAGTGTACTTCGGCAGTTACAAAAAACTGTTTGATGCCCCAAAACTGTATAGCAAAGTGACCCCTGCTGATATTCAGCGAGTGGCGAAAACCTATCTGATCAAATCGAATCGCACGGTAGGTGTATTAGCGGCGAAAGAGGAGAATAGCAAATGA
- a CDS encoding amidohydrolase — translation MKLSTIATLIGLSTLLSTTHLQAATPKSLTADIEPRVIELRRQLHQHPELSNREFNTSKLVAEELRALGLEVQINIAHTGVVAMLKGGKQGPLIALRADMDALPVTEQVDIPFASKATAEYRGQKVGVMHACGHDTHVAMLLGVAHNLVKMKDQLAGDVMFIFQPAEEGAPAGEEGGAELMLKEGLFAKRKPEKVLGLHVTSSMHTGTIALRSGPAMASEDSFTIKVKGKQTHGSRPWQGVDPIVASAQVINSVQTIISRQVDVTKAPAVVSFGAINGGIRSNIIPDEVELIGTIRTFDQGMRKDIKKRLPEIASLSAQTLGASTLTEIQHGYPVTVNNPELVKQMRPVLESVVGKGNLIEPSLITGAEDFSYYALETPGLFFFLGVTPKDQDLSKVAANHSPSFYVDESALKLGVEAMTSLAIANLTEKR, via the coding sequence CTACTGTCTACGACTCACCTTCAAGCCGCCACGCCTAAATCTTTAACCGCTGATATCGAACCTCGTGTTATCGAGTTACGTCGCCAGCTTCATCAACACCCTGAGCTTTCCAATCGCGAATTTAATACCAGTAAGCTGGTGGCTGAAGAGTTACGTGCTTTAGGGCTCGAAGTACAAATCAATATAGCTCACACTGGTGTGGTTGCCATGCTGAAAGGCGGTAAGCAGGGGCCACTGATTGCACTTCGTGCCGATATGGATGCCTTGCCAGTGACTGAACAAGTAGACATTCCATTTGCATCAAAGGCAACGGCTGAATATCGTGGCCAAAAAGTCGGCGTAATGCATGCTTGTGGTCATGATACTCATGTGGCGATGTTACTGGGTGTTGCTCACAATCTGGTTAAGATGAAAGATCAACTGGCAGGGGATGTCATGTTTATCTTTCAGCCTGCTGAAGAAGGGGCGCCAGCTGGTGAAGAAGGTGGCGCTGAGTTGATGCTAAAAGAAGGACTGTTTGCTAAGCGAAAGCCTGAAAAAGTATTAGGTCTTCATGTGACTTCCAGCATGCATACGGGAACGATTGCACTAAGAAGCGGCCCAGCCATGGCAAGCGAAGATTCCTTTACGATTAAGGTCAAAGGTAAGCAAACGCATGGTTCTCGTCCATGGCAAGGGGTTGACCCCATTGTCGCTTCGGCTCAGGTGATCAATAGCGTGCAAACCATCATCAGCCGTCAGGTCGATGTGACTAAAGCGCCAGCCGTAGTCAGCTTTGGTGCCATTAACGGTGGTATTCGTAGCAATATTATTCCTGATGAAGTGGAATTGATTGGCACCATTCGTACCTTTGATCAAGGCATGCGTAAGGACATTAAAAAGCGCTTACCTGAAATTGCCAGTTTGTCCGCACAAACGCTAGGAGCATCGACATTGACTGAGATCCAACATGGATATCCAGTAACAGTTAACAACCCCGAGTTGGTTAAGCAAATGCGTCCAGTATTAGAAAGTGTCGTTGGTAAAGGAAATCTGATAGAGCCAAGTCTTATTACGGGGGCTGAAGATTTCTCATATTATGCGCTAGAGACACCGGGGTTGTTTTTCTTTTTAGGTGTGACCCCTAAAGATCAAGATTTATCAAAAGTGGCGGCGAACCATTCACCCAGTTTTTATGTGGATGAATCGGCATTGAAATTGGGTGTTGAAGCCATGACTAGCTTGGCTATCGCAAATTTAACTGAAAAAAGGTAA